DNA sequence from the Planctomycetota bacterium genome:
CGGCGGCCGGATCGGGTTTTCCCACCTCCCCGACCGCCCCGACGACGAGCGGCAGCGCAACCGGCGCCGCGTCGCCCAGCTCACCGACGGCCAGGCCGGCGCGGCGTTTCTCGTGCCGATGGACGTGTCGAGCGACGACCAGATCGCCGCGGTCATCGACCGGGCAAAGCAGGAATTCGGCACGATCGACTTCCTCGTCCACTCGATCGCCTACGCGCCGATGGAGGACCTCAAGGGGCCGACCACCGACTGCAGCCGCGAGGGCTTCCGGATCGCGATGGAGACCAGCGCCTACAGCCTCCTGGCGGTCGCGCGGCTGGCGCGGCCGATCCTCGCGGCCGATGCCTCGATCCTCACGCTGACCTACTTCGGCGGCGAGAAGGTCGTGCCCGGCTACAACATCATGGGTGTCTGCAAGGCGACGCTCGACGCCTGCGTGAAATACATGGCGTTCGACCTCGGCCCGGCCGGCGTCCGCGTCAACGCGATCAGCGCCGGCCCGCTGCGCACGCTCGCCGGCCGCGGCGCCGGAGTCGAGGAGATGCTCGGACTCTACGAGCACATGTCGCCGATGGGGCGCAACATCACCCACGAGGAGGTCGGCAAGGCCGGCGCGTGGCTGCTCTCCAAGGACTCGCTGGGGATCACCGGCGAGATCCTCCACGTCGATGCCGGCTACAACATCATGGGCTCCCCCGGGCGGCTGCTGAACCTCGTCCGCAAGCCGGGGGAGTGACGGGGATGGCGCGCGGGAGCGCGACGGCGATCGCCGTCGCGGTCGTGACCGACGGTGAGATGGTGCTCGTCGGCCGCCGCAGTGCGGATGCCCGCGAGGCGCCGGGGCGCGCCGAGTTTCCCGGGGGCAAGCAACTCCCCGGCGAGGATCCGGCGACCGCGGCGGCGCGCGAGTGCTTCGAGGAGACCGGGATCGCGGTCGTCGTCGGCGCCGAGATCGCGCGGGTGCCGTCGGCGGCCGGTGACAGCGTGCTCGAGATCACGTTCGTCGCGGCCACGCCCGTCGATCGCGCCGCGGCGCCGCGGGCGCCATTTCGCTGGGTAGCGCGCGGCGACCTGGCCAGCCTGCCCTTCCCCGCCGCCAACGCGGCCGTCGTCGCCCGGCTCGTCGCCGCCGCCACTCACGGCGGGTCGTCGCCGCCGGGATGCCAGGGGTGACAGCGAGCGATCCGCGCGAGGCCCCGCAACGAGCCCTTCACCAGGCCGTCGCGCTCGATGACGATCCGGACGTATTCGCTGCACGTGGGCCGAAACCGGCAGGTGGCGCCGAGGAGCGGGCTGAGGAGCCACTGATAACCGCGGATCGCGGCCACCACCAGCGCGACCAGCCCGTGATGCACGACCCGGCCGAGGCGGCGCGGCATGTCCATGGCCGTCACCTCCGTCGGCCCGCTGCCGGGGGCTCACCGCCGGGGCGCTCGCGCCGGCCGACGGCGCGGCGGCCGAGATCGACGAGCAACGTCTCGATTTCGCGCTGCCCCGCGGCCCCGGCCGGCACCGTGCTCGTTCGGACGACGACGCAGAAATCGTGATCGGCGGCCAGCGCGTGCGCGATCCGGCGAAAGGCCTCGCGAAGACGCCGCTTCCAGCGGTTGCGGACGACGGCATTGCCGACGCGGCGCGACACCGACAGGCCGAGCCGCGGACCGCCGGCCTCGTCGCGCCGGCGGACATGGACGACCAGCCCGCCACCGGCCGCGGTCCGCCGGGCGGCGTAGACCCGTGCGAAGTCGGCGGCGCTGCGGAGGCGCGACGCACGCGGAAACGGTGCCGGCCGGTCGGTCACCACTGGAGCCGCGACCGCGGCCCGCTCCCTGACGGCGGCTCGGCAGCGGCGGCCGCCTCGCGGAGGCGCTCGACCGCGGCGGCGTCGGCGCCCTCCGGCAGCATCACCTGGACCTCGGCGATCAGGTCGCCGCGCGTGCCGTCGCCATGGTGCACTCCCATCCCCGCGGCGCGGAGGCGGCGACCCGAACTGGTCAGCGGCGGCACGCGGAGGGTGATCGTGCCCCACGGGGTCGGCAGGTCGACCTTCGCCCCCGACAGTGCCTCGGAAAGCGACACCGGCAGCGGCACGGTGAGCGTGTCGCCGTCGCGCCGGTAGAGTGGATGGGGTTCGACCTTGACCTCGAGCAGCAAGTCACCGGCCGGTCCGCCGCCGGCACCGGGCATTCCCTGGCCACGCAGCCGCATCTTCGCGCCGTCGGCGATGCCCTGCGGGATCGTCACGCTGATCGTCTCCGCGCCTCCGCCACGGTCGACGCGGAGGTCGCTCTTACCCCCTTCGATCGCGAGCTTGAAGGGAACCACGAGCGCACTCTTGAGATCGTCGCCGGTGGCCTGGGTGGCGCGGCGGCGCGAGCGCGACTTCGACCCGCCACCCCCTCCGGGGGCCGCTCCCTGGCCACCGAACAGGTCGGCGAAGCCGCCGCCGAACAGGCTCTCGAGATCGATCTCGCCGGTGTCGAAGCCGCCCCCCTCGCCTCCGGGAAACCCGGCGCCGGGAAACGGCCCCCGCCCACCGCGCCGTCCCCCTGCGGCCTGCGCGCCCTCGAACGCACTGCCGTAGCGGTCGTACATCTCGCGCTTGCCGGGATCGTTGAGGACGTCGAACGCCGTCTGGACGCGCTTGAATTTCTCCTTCGCCGCATCGTCGTCGGGATGGAGATCGGGGTGGTACTTCCGCGCCAATTCGCGGTAGGCCTTGCGGATCTCGTCGGCCGAGGCGGTCCGCGGGACACCGAGCGTCTGGTAATGGTCGTCGGCCATCGCGAACCGCCTGGGGAAGCGCCGCGGACAGCCCAGCACCGCACGGGGGACGGGTGACCGATGGCAGAAAAGCTTCGGAAAAGCAGTGTAGGACCGGTGTTCGTCGGCGGGCAAGCCGCCGGCCGCTATCGCTGCCTTCCGCGCCGTTCACGGCGCGCAGCCCCCTCGCCACGCGGCTGCGCGCGCCGCCCACGCGGGACCGGGCCCGACGAAGGCTCGGCGGCGACCGCTCCCGAGTCGCCGTCAAGGAACATGCTCTGGCAGCGGATCGCGGGCTCTCCCGCAGGCGGCTGGCGGAGGTGAAACGCCCCGTCGCTGTCCATCACCCGGGCGCGGGTGTTGTCGGCGAGGTAGACCGGCACGATCTCGCGGAGGATCCGGGCGACCAGATCGGGGCTCTCGATCGGCACCATCACCTCGACGCGCCGGAAAAAGTTGCGCGGCATCCAGTCGGCGCTGGCGATGAACACCCGCGCGTCGTCGTCGGGGCCGAACACGTACAGCCGGCTGTGTTCGAGGAACCGGTCGACGATGCTCCGCACGCGGATCGTCTCGCTCAGGCCCGGCACCCCCGGCCGCAGCGCGCAGATGCCGCGGGCGATGATGTCGATCGGCACCCCCGCCTGGCTGGCCCGGTACAGGGCGACGATCACCTCGCGGTCGACCAGCGCGTTGAGCTTGGCGACGATCCGCGCGGGCTTCCCTGCCCGGGCCCGCGCCGTCTGCCCGTCGATCAGCTCGAGCGTCCGCCGGTGGAGATCTGCCGGAGCGACCACCAATTTCCGCCACGCGTGCCCCTGCGAGTAGCCGGTGAGGAGATTGAACACCGCCGAGGCGTCCTCGGCGATCTGCTCGTCGGCGGTGAACAGGCCGAGGTCGGTGTACGACAGCGCGGTGGTGGGGTTGTAGTTGCCGGTGCCGAGGTGGACGTAGCGGCGCAGCCCCTGCCCCTCGGCGCGGATCACCAGCGACAGCTTGCAGTGTGTCTTCAGGTCGAGGAACCCGAACACGACGTGGACACCGGCCCGCTCCATGAGCCGTGCCCAGGAGACGTTGTTGGCCTCGTCGAACCGCGCCTTGAGCTCGACCAGTGCCGTGACGTGCTTGCCCGCCTCGGCCGCGGCGATCAGGGCGCGGGAGATCGGCGAATCGCCGCTGGTGCGGTAGAGCGTCTGCTTGATCGCCAGCACGCGCGGATCGGCGGCCGCCCGGGTGACGAATTCGACGACTGGATCGAACGACTCGAAGGGATGGTGGAGGAGGATGTCGCGCGCGGCGATCTCGGCGAACAGGTCGTCGCCACGGCGCTCGAGGCCGCGTGGCATCCGCGGCGTGAACGCCCGGTCGTGGAGCTGCGGGTATCCGGGGAGGCGGTGGAGCTCCCACAGGCAGGTCAGATCGAGCGGCCCGTCGATCCGGTAGACCTCGGAGTAGCCGTCTTCGCTCCCCTGCTGGAGCTCCTCTTCGTCGATGATCGCCCGGGCCACGGAGTCGTCGGCGGCGCGGGCCGAGACCTCGATCCGCACCGCCTGGCCGCGCTGCCGCGCCTTGAGCCGTTCCTCGATCAGTTTGAGCATGTCGTCCGATTCCTGCTCGAGCAGCTCGAGGTCGCTGTCGCGCGTGATCCGGAACGTCGTCCAGGACAGGACCCGGAAGCCACCGAACAGCTCCGAGAGCCGCGCCGCGACGAGGTCCTCGAGCAGCACGAAGCGCAATTGCCCGGGAACGGCGCAGCCGACGTTGATGAACCGCGGCAGCACCTGCGGCACCTGGACGACGGCGAACAGGCGCTTCGGCCCGAGCCCCTGCTGGCGCTCGAGCTGGACGCCGATGTACAGCCCGCGGTTGTGGTAGCGCGGCGAGGGATGCGACGGGTCGATCGCCATCGGCGTGAGGATCGGCAGCGCGCGCTCGTAGAAGAAGCGGTCGATGGCCGCGCGCTGGTCGGCGTCGAGATCGGCGTGGCGCACCAGCCCGAATCCCTCGGCCGCCATCGCCGGGCCGATGCTCTCGCGGAGGCAGCGGTATTGCCGGGCCACCAATTCCTGCGTGCGGACGCCGATCCGGCGGAGCTGTTCGACGGCGGGGAGCCCGTCCGGGGCCTCGTCCTGCGGAGCGCTCTCGCCGAACGCCTGTTCGCGGAGCCCCGCCACCCGGACCATGAAGAACTCGTCGAGGTTGGAGCTGACGATCGCCAGGAACTTCAGCCGCTCCATCAGCGGGTTGTCGGGGTTCTCGGCCTCCTCGAAGACGCGGAGGTTGAACTCCAGCCAACTCAACTCGCGGTTGATGAACGCCTCGGCGGCGGTGGGCTCGATGGCGGGTGGGGGGTCGGCGACTGACATGACAGACGTGGAGCCGTGGCGCGAGCAGTGATCCGGACGGTTGGAGGACGGCCTTGGGGAGTCTACCCTGCGCTCTCCCGGCCCGCCGTCCGGAGCCCCCGCAGCACCCCGATGACCCGCCCAACTCCACCTCCCGTCCCGGCGCCGTCGCGCGGCCGCTGCATCGCTGCCGCCTGCCGGCTCGAGGCCAACGCGCCGAAGCCAGGCAACGTCCATCCCGGCGCGGCGTTTCCCGATCTCGACCACGGCGAGCTCGTCGCCGCGGGGCGGGCGCTGGCGGAGCCGTTCGACGCCGCCGCCGGGAGACCGCTCGGGAAGACGATCCTCGCCGGCGTCCGCGCGAGCCGGCGCGTCACGCGCTCCAACGCCAACCTCGGGATCGTGCTGGCGACCGCGCCGCTCGCCGCCACGCCTGGCGCGCCGGGCCCGCTCGACCCCGGCGCTGTCGAGGCGACGCTCGCCCACCTCACCCCCGCCGACGCCGCCGACGTCTGGGAGGCGATCCGCCTCGCCGCCCCGGGGGGCCTCGGGCGGCGGCCGGAACACGACCTCGCCGCCGCGCCCCCACCCGACCTGATGGCGGCGATGCGCGCCGCCGCCGGCCACGATCGGATCGCCCGGCTGTGGGCCGAGGGCTACCGGCCGCTGTACGACGGGCTCGTCGCCGACCTCGCCGCCGAGGTCGCGGCCGCGGCGACTCTCGACGACGCGATCGTGCGCGCCTTCCTCGGGCAACTCGCCCGCGAGCCCGATACCCATGTCGCCCGGCGCCATGGCGCCGGCGTCGCGGACGACCTGTCACGCGCGGCGGCAGCCGTCCTCGCAGCGCCCGACTGGCGCTCCGCCGCCCGGCGCCTCGACGCGCGGCTGCGGGCCCCGAACCGGATCAATCCCGGCACGACCGCCGATCTGGTCGCCACCGCCCTGTACATTCTCCTCTGGGAGGGCCGGTTGGCGATCGACGCCGTCGGCGCCGCAGGATGAACCGCGGGGACCCGGCCGATGGGTGAACAGTTCTCGGTCCGGCTCGAGAAGGCCGTCCACGTCTTCGCGGCGGGCCACTTCATCACGCTCACCGACGACCTCTGCGAGCCGGTCCACGGCCACAATTGGCGCGTCGCCGTCGAGTGGTCGGGAACACCCGATCGCCACGGCATGGTGGTCGACTTCATCTGGCTGCGCGACCGGCTCGCCGCGGTGCTGGCGCGGCTCGACCACCGGATGCTGCTGGCGACCGGCAACCCGCTGCTCCCGGTGGCGACGGCCACCGGCCCGCTCGGCGGCGCGGAGGTCACGGTGCGCTTCGCGAACCGGCGCTGGGTGTTTCCGGCGGAGGAGTGTGCGCTCCTCCCGGTGGCCAACACCACCGCCGAGTGGCTGGCGCGGTGGATCGGCGGCGAACTGCTCGCGACGGCGCCGGCGCGCCCAGAGCGGCTGAGCGTGGCGGTCGACGAGTGCCTCGATCAGTGGGGCACCTGGACATGGACGCCCGACTGACCGGCGCTCCGCGTTGCCCTCGCGCCCGCGTCACGGTGCCGCAGCCGGCTCGTCGACGACGAACAGCTTCGCCGCCGCGTCCCGCGCCAGGGCCACGCTCCCCCGTGGCACGCGGATCCGCATCAGGCCGCCGCCGTCGGCTTGGTGCTCGACCTCGCCGACCGTGCCGATCGCCAGGCCCGCGTCGGTGAGGTAGCGGAGGAACTCGGCCGACTGGTCGATGACGCGCGCCAGCCGGAAGGTGACGCCGGTGTCGCAGTCGGCGAGCGGCCGCGGCGGCCCGCCCGCCGGAGCCGGCAGCGACTCGCCGTCGGCGCGCGGGATCGGATCGCCGTGGGGATCGACGTCGGGGTGGCCGAGCCAGGCGTCAATCCGGTCGACGAGCAGGTCGCTGACGGCGTGTTCCATGTGCTCCGCCTCGTCGTGGACCTCGTCCCAGGTCATGTCGAGGACGCGCATCAGGAACAACTCGAGGAGCCGATGGCGCCGCAGCACGCGCAGCGCCAGCACGCGACCCGCACGCGACAGCGACACGCCTTCGTAGGGCCGGTGGGTCGCGAGGCGGGCGACGTCGAGCGTCTTGAGCATGCTCGTCACCGTGCCCGGCGAGACTCGAAGCGCCGTGGCGAGCTGCCCGGTGGTCGCCGGCCGACCTCCCTGCGACGAGGTGATCTGGTAGATCGTCTTGACGTAGTTCTCGACCGTCAGGCTGGGCATCACCCCTCTCCCGATCGCCGCGTGCCCCGGACGCCGTCATCCACCCGCGGCCATTGCCGGCCGGCGACCGCTGCCCGATGATCGGACGCAGCGGAAGCCGAGCCCAGATGGTACCCGCCCCGCCCCCACCCCGCCGGTGCGCCTCACGATGTCGCTCAACGCCGCTGCCCGGGCGATCGCCGCCGAGATCGAAGCGGGCGCGGCCGCACTTGGCGTCGCCGTACATCGCGTCGGCGGGGCGACCGTGCTCGACTGCGGTGTCGTCGCCCCCGGCAGCGACGCCGCCGGCCTGCTCGTGGCCCGCACGGCGCTCGGCGACCGCGGCCACGTCCGGCTCGACCCGGCGGGTACGGAGCCGCTCTGGCCCGGCTGCCCCTGGCCCGCGGTGGCTGTCTCCAGCGATGACCCGGTGACCGCCTGCCTGGCCGCACAGTACGCCGGGTGGAAGGTGTCGGTGGGAAAGTTCTTCGCGATGGCCAGCGGCCCGTTCCGTGCGCTGGTCGGGCGCGAGGCGCTGTACGACGACATCGGCCGGCGCGAACGCGACGACGTCGCCGTGGCACTTCTCGAGGCGGGCAAGCTCCCCGCTGAAGACGTCTGCGCACGGCTCGCGGCCGACGCCGGTGTCTCTCCCGAGCGGCTCGCGATTCTCGTCGCCCGAACGGCGAGCCCGGCGGGGACGCTCCAGGTGATCGCCCGCTCGCTCGAGACGGCGCTCCACCGTCTCCATGTCGCGGGCTTCGATCTCGAGCGGATCGTCCGCGGCAGCGGCCGTGCGCCCCTGGCCCCGGTGGCGGGCGACGACCTGGCCGCGATCGGCCTGACCAACGACGCGATTCTCTACGGCGGGCGCGTGGTCCTCGAGGTCGATGCCGACGACGACGCGCTCGCCGCGGTCGGACCGCAGGTCGTGAGCGCAGGCTCCCCCGCCTACGGAAGCCCGTTCCGCGAGGTCTTCACCCGCGCGGGGGGCGACTTCTACGCGATCGACCCGGCGCTGTTCGCGCCGGCCGAGGTGACGTTCGTCAACCGCGCCACGGGCCGGCGGCAGTCGTTCGGCCACCCCGCCCCCGAGATCGTCGCCCGGTCGTTCGCCGGCGCGTGACGAGAGCAGCCCCTGCCATGCGACTGGCGATCCTCGGCGACCCGCGCGGCTGGCATGTCGGCGACCTGCTCCGTGCCGTCGCGGCGCGCGGCCGGGCGGCGACGGTCGTCGAGTGGCCCGCGGTGACCGCGACACTCGGGCGCGGCGATACGGCCGAGGTCTTCGGCCCGGCGGCGCTGGCCGATGCCGGGGCGATCCTCGTCCGGACGATGCCCACCGGCAGCCTCGAGGAGGTGATCGTCCGGATGGACATCCTCGGCCGCCTCGCCGCGACCGGCCGGCGCGTGATCAACGAGCCACGCGGCCTCGAGGTGGCGATCGACAAATACCTGTCGCTGGCGCGGATCGCGGCCGCCGGCCTGCCGGTGCCGCGGACGGTCGTCGTGCAGCGTCCCGACGACCTGGTCGGTGCCTGGGAGTCGCTCGGCGGCGACGCCGTCTCCAAGCCGCTGTTCGGCTCGCGTGGCCGAGGGATCGAGCGGGTCGATTCGCGCGATGCCCTCGCCGGGATGGCCGCCGGCCTGGCCGAGGGACGCGTGTGCTACCTGCAGGAATTCGTGCACCACGACGGCTGGGACGTGCGGATCCTGCTGGTGGGGGACCGGGCTTTTTCCATGCGGCGGGTGGCGACGGGGGACTGGCGGCTCAATCTCGCCCGCGGCGCCCGTGCCGAGACGTTCACGCCACCGGCAGCGTGGCTCTCCCTGGCGCGCCGGGCCGCGGCCGCCGTGGGAACGGCCGTGGCGGGGGTCGACCTTCTCCCCGATCGGGACGGGGGGCTGGTGGTCTTGGAGGTGAACGGCGTCCCTGGCTGGCGGGGGCTCCAGTCGGTCTGCGACACCGACATCGCCGCCGCGGTCGTCGATCTCGCCTTGGCCGCCGGGTAGCCCCCGCTTATTCGGTTTCTTCCGAGAAAACCGACAAGGACAGTTGGCACGCTGAGACTCGGGGGAGCTGCCTCTTCTTTGGGCAGGCAACCCGTTGCCTTCCAACCAGGCACCTCTGCCTGATCGCGAGCCAGTGTCGTCTCAATGGTCACAAACCCATGAATTGGAATGACTTCGTGCCATCACTTGACCGCTGCGCAAGCATCGGTGCGGTCGCTGGAGCGGTTCCATTCGTCTCCGACGGCGAGGTCTTCCCAGGTTCACAGTTCCCGAGGATTCCATGGCACATCGGAACCATGCAGGCACGACAGCCCCCCCGGTTCGCGATCAGGCCGACACCGTTCTCCAGGTGGCCGAGCGACTCCACGCCATGGACCCCGACTGGGTCGTCTTCTTCCGGGAGGTCCTCGGGGTCGACGGGGTGATCCGCCGCAGCTTCCGCGATCCCGACTCGCTGGCGGAGTTCGAGTGCTCGCCGCAGCACGCCCGGATCCGCGACCTGCTCGACGACCTGCGGAGCCGGCAGAGGGACCGGCCCCCGGAACGGGAAGCCCAGCGGGTGGTCACGGTGCGGATGCCCCGCTCGCTCCACGAACAACTCAAGGCGGAGGCCGACGACCACCGGGTGAGCATCAACACCCTGTGCATCTCGAAGCTGTTGCGGATCCTCGACGACCGGGCCCGGCGCGAGCCGGGCAGCGGCGACGACAACGCGGATTGAACGGGCGGGACGGGACGGAGCGGACCTGTAAGCCGGGTTCTGTCCCGGCGGGGCGAACCCGCCGGTGACGGTCATGTCTCTCGGTCGCCGGTTGCCCGGCGACTCCAGCAGCCGACCCGGGGGTGGTCACGCCACGGGCCGTGGCGTGCCGGCCTTGCGGCCGATCTTCCCCCTGCTTGGCCTTGCTCCCGGTGGGGTTTGCCGAGCCGAACCGGTCACCCGGTCCGCTGGTGAGCTCTTACCTCACCGTTTCACCCTTACCGGCGGAAACCCGCCGGCGGTTTGCTTTCTGTGGCACTGTCCCTGGCCTCGCGACCGGTGGGCGTTACCCACCACCGCGCCCTTGGAGCCCGGACTTTCCTCCGTCCGGGCGGTGTCCTCCGGCCGAAGCCGTCGGGCACCGCCGTGCGGCGACCGTCCGATCCACTCCGTCCCGTGCCGCCCATTCGTCAGCTACGATAGCATGCGCGTTCGCCGGGGAAGCGATCGCGATCCCATCGCTTGCCTTCGGCGAGGGCGACGGCAACACTACCCTGCCGCAGGGGGAGTGCCTGGGATCCGGGTGATGGCGCGGGCCGTTCCCGGCGGGAGATGACGTGCCGCCGGGTGGCGGTGGGGCTCGGAAGTGGCGTTAGGCCACGGGAGAGCGGCCAGATGTACGGCGAATTGCATCCGCGCGGTGGCGGTGACACGATCCCGTTGATGAAGAAGTTTCTCGTCGTCGGGCGTCGCGAGAGTTGCGACATCGTGCTCCGCTGGCCCAATGTCTCGGGGTCGCACTGCGAATTGTCGCTCGTCGACGGCTTCTGGTATGTCAAGGACCTTGCCAGCAGCAACGGCACCAAGGTCAATGGCACGCGGGTCGCCGAACGCCGGCTCGACCCCGGCGACACGCTGTCGATCGCCCGCCATGAATTCGAGATCGTTTATGAGCCGGTCCGGCTCGGCGCGACCGGTGCACCGGTCGACGACAACGCCGGCCGCGATCCCCTGAGCCGCAGCCTCCTCGAGGCCGCAGGTCTCGAACGGCGGCGTTCGCGGGACGATTCCCGTCCCCCGCGATGAGCGGCCGGAGGCGCGATCGTGACCAGCCCGCCGGTCCTGGACCCGGCGACCTGCCCGGCAAGGGACGAACCCGGAAGTTCCGCGTCGAGCTGCGGAAGAACCGCGGGGTCCGGCGCCGCAACGGCGACCTGACGCGTGCGGTCGGCGGCGATCCCGACGCGGTGGCCGACGCCGCCGCCGGCGAACGGCTGTCGGGCAAGGGAGACCTGACGCGGAAGCGCACCGTCGTCGAACGCATCGACGACGGCGTTGCCACCTGGCGTGGGCGGGTGCTCCGCGTCCACGGGCTCGAGAGCCTCGTCCAAGCCGTCGACGGCGCGATCGTGCGCTGCACCACCAGCCGCGTCCTCCGCACGCTGTCGAGCAGCGCCCGCCATCCGATCGTCGCCGGTGACGACGTCGTCGTCCGCCCCGGCGGTGCCGGCGGCGCCGACCTGATCCAGGCGGTGGAGCCGCGCCGCACCGTCCTCTGCCGCTCGAGCCGCGGGCAGCAGCATGTCATCGTGGCCAACGTCGACCGCGTGGTGATCGTCGGCAGTGCTGCCGAGCCCGACCTCAAGCCGGGCCTCGTCGACCGCCTCCTGCTGGCCGCCGAGGGGGCGGGAATCCACCCGGTGGTCTGCATCAACAAGACCGACCTCGTCGACCGCGCCCGGCTCGTTCCCCTCGCCGGCGTGTACGCGCGGATGGGCTACCCGGTCCTTCTCTGCTCGACGTGCGACGGCACCGGCATCGCCCGGCTGCGACGTATCGTCGCCACGGGGATCACCGCCGTCGTCGGCCAGAGCGGCGTCGGCAAGTCGTCGCTGCTCAACGCCATCGAGCCGGGCCTCGGCCTCGCGGTCGCCGCGGTCAGCACCGACAACGACAAGGGGCGCCACACCACGACCACGTCGCGCCTCATCCCCCTCGCCCACGGTGGCGCGCTGGTCGACACGCCCGGCGTCCGCCAATTCCAACCGTGGCGGATCGTGCCGGCGGAGGTGCCGGCCGCATTCCGCGACCTACGGCCGTTCGCCAACCGGTGCCGGTTTCCCGATTGCACACACAGCCACGAGGCGGGGTGCGCGGTCAAGGACGGCGTCGCCGACGGCCTCCTCGACACGCGCCGTTGGGAGAGCTGCTGCCATCTCGCCGGGTCGACAGCCGAGGAGGAAGCATGAGCGGCCCCGGACCGCGCAAGGGCGTGCAGGCGGAGCGGGCGGTCGTCGTCGGCGTGCTCCTCGACGAGCCGGCGGATCCCGAGCACCCGCTCGACGAGATCGGCGGCCTCGCCGAGACGGCCGGCGCGACGGTCGTCGCCGGCTTGACGCAACGCCGTGCCAGCCCCGACCAGACGACCTACCTCGGCAAGGGCAAGGTCACGGAGCTGGCGACGCTCGTCGCCGCCAACGACGCCGACGTGGTGATCTTCGACAACGACCTGTCCCCTGCCCAGACACGGAACCTCGAGAAAGCGCTGT
Encoded proteins:
- a CDS encoding enoyl-ACP reductase, with protein sequence MGRFAGAKGLVLGVANDHSIAWAIAKEILADGGRIGFSHLPDRPDDERQRNRRRVAQLTDGQAGAAFLVPMDVSSDDQIAAVIDRAKQEFGTIDFLVHSIAYAPMEDLKGPTTDCSREGFRIAMETSAYSLLAVARLARPILAADASILTLTYFGGEKVVPGYNIMGVCKATLDACVKYMAFDLGPAGVRVNAISAGPLRTLAGRGAGVEEMLGLYEHMSPMGRNITHEEVGKAGAWLLSKDSLGITGEILHVDAGYNIMGSPGRLLNLVRKPGE
- a CDS encoding NUDIX domain-containing protein, whose amino-acid sequence is MARGSATAIAVAVVTDGEMVLVGRRSADAREAPGRAEFPGGKQLPGEDPATAAARECFEETGIAVVVGAEIARVPSAAGDSVLEITFVAATPVDRAAAPRAPFRWVARGDLASLPFPAANAAVVARLVAAATHGGSSPPGCQG
- the yidD gene encoding membrane protein insertion efficiency factor YidD, which codes for MPRRLGRVVHHGLVALVVAAIRGYQWLLSPLLGATCRFRPTCSEYVRIVIERDGLVKGSLRGLARIARCHPWHPGGDDPP
- the rnpA gene encoding ribonuclease P protein component; translation: MVTDRPAPFPRASRLRSAADFARVYAARRTAAGGGLVVHVRRRDEAGGPRLGLSVSRRVGNAVVRNRWKRRLREAFRRIAHALAADHDFCVVVRTSTVPAGAAGQREIETLLVDLGRRAVGRRERPGGEPPAAGRRR
- a CDS encoding J domain-containing protein, whose product is MADDHYQTLGVPRTASADEIRKAYRELARKYHPDLHPDDDAAKEKFKRVQTAFDVLNDPGKREMYDRYGSAFEGAQAAGGRRGGRGPFPGAGFPGGEGGGFDTGEIDLESLFGGGFADLFGGQGAAPGGGGGSKSRSRRRATQATGDDLKSALVVPFKLAIEGGKSDLRVDRGGGAETISVTIPQGIADGAKMRLRGQGMPGAGGGPAGDLLLEVKVEPHPLYRRDGDTLTVPLPVSLSEALSGAKVDLPTPWGTITLRVPPLTSSGRRLRAAGMGVHHGDGTRGDLIAEVQVMLPEGADAAAVERLREAAAAAEPPSGSGPRSRLQW
- the ppk1 gene encoding polyphosphate kinase 1; this translates as MDVAWLRRVGLEPAGGSDAAAARRRRDGRWSWAGHRGAAGAPDGGPGERRVDSPRPSSNRPDHCSRHGSTSVMSVADPPPAIEPTAAEAFINRELSWLEFNLRVFEEAENPDNPLMERLKFLAIVSSNLDEFFMVRVAGLREQAFGESAPQDEAPDGLPAVEQLRRIGVRTQELVARQYRCLRESIGPAMAAEGFGLVRHADLDADQRAAIDRFFYERALPILTPMAIDPSHPSPRYHNRGLYIGVQLERQQGLGPKRLFAVVQVPQVLPRFINVGCAVPGQLRFVLLEDLVAARLSELFGGFRVLSWTTFRITRDSDLELLEQESDDMLKLIEERLKARQRGQAVRIEVSARAADDSVARAIIDEEELQQGSEDGYSEVYRIDGPLDLTCLWELHRLPGYPQLHDRAFTPRMPRGLERRGDDLFAEIAARDILLHHPFESFDPVVEFVTRAAADPRVLAIKQTLYRTSGDSPISRALIAAAEAGKHVTALVELKARFDEANNVSWARLMERAGVHVVFGFLDLKTHCKLSLVIRAEGQGLRRYVHLGTGNYNPTTALSYTDLGLFTADEQIAEDASAVFNLLTGYSQGHAWRKLVVAPADLHRRTLELIDGQTARARAGKPARIVAKLNALVDREVIVALYRASQAGVPIDIIARGICALRPGVPGLSETIRVRSIVDRFLEHSRLYVFGPDDDARVFIASADWMPRNFFRRVEVMVPIESPDLVARILREIVPVYLADNTRARVMDSDGAFHLRQPPAGEPAIRCQSMFLDGDSGAVAAEPSSGPVPRGRRAQPRGEGAARRERRGRQR
- a CDS encoding triphosphoribosyl-dephospho-CoA synthase, which gives rise to MTRPTPPPVPAPSRGRCIAAACRLEANAPKPGNVHPGAAFPDLDHGELVAAGRALAEPFDAAAGRPLGKTILAGVRASRRVTRSNANLGIVLATAPLAATPGAPGPLDPGAVEATLAHLTPADAADVWEAIRLAAPGGLGRRPEHDLAAAPPPDLMAAMRAAAGHDRIARLWAEGYRPLYDGLVADLAAEVAAAATLDDAIVRAFLGQLAREPDTHVARRHGAGVADDLSRAAAAVLAAPDWRSAARRLDARLRAPNRINPGTTADLVATALYILLWEGRLAIDAVGAAG
- a CDS encoding 6-pyruvoyl tetrahydropterin synthase family protein — encoded protein: MGEQFSVRLEKAVHVFAAGHFITLTDDLCEPVHGHNWRVAVEWSGTPDRHGMVVDFIWLRDRLAAVLARLDHRMLLATGNPLLPVATATGPLGGAEVTVRFANRRWVFPAEECALLPVANTTAEWLARWIGGELLATAPARPERLSVAVDECLDQWGTWTWTPD
- a CDS encoding metal-dependent transcriptional regulator, with translation MPSLTVENYVKTIYQITSSQGGRPATTGQLATALRVSPGTVTSMLKTLDVARLATHRPYEGVSLSRAGRVLALRVLRRHRLLELFLMRVLDMTWDEVHDEAEHMEHAVSDLLVDRIDAWLGHPDVDPHGDPIPRADGESLPAPAGGPPRPLADCDTGVTFRLARVIDQSAEFLRYLTDAGLAIGTVGEVEHQADGGGLMRIRVPRGSVALARDAAAKLFVVDEPAAAP
- a CDS encoding methenyltetrahydromethanopterin cyclohydrolase, giving the protein MSLNAAARAIAAEIEAGAAALGVAVHRVGGATVLDCGVVAPGSDAAGLLVARTALGDRGHVRLDPAGTEPLWPGCPWPAVAVSSDDPVTACLAAQYAGWKVSVGKFFAMASGPFRALVGREALYDDIGRRERDDVAVALLEAGKLPAEDVCARLAADAGVSPERLAILVARTASPAGTLQVIARSLETALHRLHVAGFDLERIVRGSGRAPLAPVAGDDLAAIGLTNDAILYGGRVVLEVDADDDALAAVGPQVVSAGSPAYGSPFREVFTRAGGDFYAIDPALFAPAEVTFVNRATGRRQSFGHPAPEIVARSFAGA